The Lacipirellula parvula genome window below encodes:
- a CDS encoding metallophosphoesterase family protein translates to MSQPPLRFVHAGDLHLERPLTGVSEIPDQLREAFLEAPYLAAEQIFETALTEGADALLLSGDVVHLDKAGPRAIVFLLEQFRRLADHNIAVYWAGGQNDPVDAWPPTATLPSNVHRFPSGRVGNFEHKRRDQTIARIQGISRNPGQPVDDSGFHRDAKGLFTIGVAHGTAAAPGSEGDRVHYMALGGQHRRQTVDQSPGIAHYAGTPQGRTPDETGAFGCTVVSVDESGHVKTNFVAVDVVRWITETVELTAGAEVTTLLPQIDVRVNNLKAKHPDRDLLVTWRITGSGELLNQLRPGGLSDELIGQLRHMYGQKSPAVWSVAIECDEPLCVPGEWYDEETIRGDVLRQLRELEEDDAIPLDLEEFFPASLKGSPLAELARVSSADRSELLVAASKLGMDLMSLDDVEE, encoded by the coding sequence ATGTCGCAGCCCCCGCTTCGTTTCGTCCATGCCGGCGATCTTCATTTGGAACGCCCACTGACCGGCGTGTCCGAAATTCCCGATCAACTGCGCGAAGCTTTTCTCGAAGCTCCGTACCTGGCGGCGGAACAAATCTTTGAGACCGCGCTCACCGAAGGCGCTGACGCGCTCCTCCTCTCCGGCGACGTCGTCCACCTCGATAAGGCCGGACCGCGGGCCATTGTGTTTCTCCTCGAACAATTTCGTCGCCTCGCCGATCACAACATCGCCGTCTACTGGGCCGGCGGGCAGAACGATCCTGTCGATGCCTGGCCGCCGACCGCCACGCTCCCCTCGAACGTCCACCGCTTCCCCTCGGGCCGCGTCGGCAACTTCGAACACAAACGCCGCGACCAAACGATTGCCCGTATCCAAGGCATCAGCCGCAACCCCGGTCAGCCTGTCGACGACAGCGGCTTCCACCGCGATGCGAAGGGACTGTTCACGATCGGCGTCGCGCACGGCACCGCCGCCGCGCCCGGCAGCGAAGGCGACCGCGTCCACTACATGGCTCTCGGCGGCCAGCATCGCCGGCAAACGGTCGACCAATCGCCCGGCATCGCCCACTACGCTGGCACGCCGCAAGGCCGCACGCCCGACGAAACGGGCGCCTTCGGTTGTACCGTCGTCTCGGTCGACGAATCAGGCCATGTGAAAACGAACTTTGTCGCCGTCGACGTCGTTCGCTGGATCACCGAAACCGTCGAACTCACCGCCGGCGCCGAAGTGACGACGCTGCTTCCGCAAATCGACGTCCGCGTCAACAACCTGAAGGCGAAGCATCCCGATCGCGACCTGCTCGTCACGTGGCGGATCACCGGCAGCGGCGAGTTGCTCAACCAACTCCGCCCCGGCGGACTGAGCGACGAACTGATCGGCCAACTCCGCCACATGTACGGCCAAAAGTCGCCCGCCGTGTGGAGCGTCGCCATCGAATGCGACGAACCCCTCTGCGTCCCCGGCGAATGGTACGACGAAGAAACCATCCGCGGCGATGTGCTGCGGCAACTGCGCGAGCTTGAAGAAGACGATGCGATTCCGCTCGACCTCGAAGAGTTCTTCCCCGCGAGTCTCAAGGGGAGCCCGCTCGCCGAGCTGGCCCGCGTCTCGAGCGCCGACCGCAGCGAACTGCTCGTCGCCGCATCGAAGCTCGGCATGGACCTAATGAGTCTCGACGACGTCGAAGAGTAA
- a CDS encoding AAA family ATPase — protein sequence MKITDLEIDGFGVWNNLKLTGLSRRVTAFYGPNEAGKTTVMQFIRSVLYGMSTSRRKKYLPPIDGGQPGGTLGIVEGDLRFRATRIADRGPDDVGRVICTTSDGATSGDRLLRESLGDVDEPTYTNIFAVGLDEIHELGMLSGSKAAEWIYRLTSGLDRVSLFDVIQELRANRHSLLNDEGQSSRIVSLTTQRERLRAEVDRLREQNRLWSQLAVKIKELDDQIIAVETEVRKAEHHARTVEIAVGLKPNWRKREKLDEQLGHLSGRVKLPADAIERLNAINADIEKHQRQSDVLQGQRHQLRDEAERLGINELLVRNAQRIDALGEQRDWLQSLQRQQDELEREAKSYEARFTAEQKRLAEALGVKDATRLNELNESDFEALQPQIDALRLAQKRLEQAQRDVDMLSESERSFRTQIETAIVGGESHGLPMDLQEASNLVARLRKRLAVEQRLDMARQHEVELEQQSHDLLDDQVMPLWLFGWLLAAFVAGALMLGVWLLVPDSPFGKYGSLVALVGIGGAAFAWVFKYFADDAAADKLDACQRQMEVVGKQIADAEREKQQVDAELPMTDGSVVLRMQAAERHLAELENVLPVEAQRKQAGGEVANAETRLKQAQREREAAFATWKAKIVALGLPGEIDPQLLLSVTDRYGQLADLEARARHRREDAAARQREHETLLRRIRDLAEEVGCVLKPKVSNDNKQKQEANREKSDAAADRNSTDRNQQIEFANPLDQLDHLLTERRRQLGDVQRREDLVVKAKELKAEEGKHLQTIVGLKRRRGAMFQAGGCEDEQEYRMMAADQHQHALLTQQRDAVTREIVAAIGRHEPEEVFNNLLAPDSIGTLDQMWEQATAGLDLTGNKLKELAEQRGSHTREQTELAKDRSLAERPLDLSVVEKQLEEAKSDWRRHATVNRVLERIRADYEAHRQPETLAEASRYMAKLTNGQYKRIWTPLSNDILLVDNAAGEALPVDVLSRGTREQLFLSVRMALVANFARRGVNVPMVLDDVLVNFDIERTRRAAEVLSEFAAAGHQLLMFTCHEHMWEMFRKLDGDCRRIPVRRGQPEPVAPPVVIAEPEPVAIEEPIAPPKPKKSPKKPRPVVAVPAPAPIPVPALDLYDYPFIERIVEERHAPAVAAPAAVATEAPSEFHEYSFDLPASDYREESHEGEGALAYIVSADDALNRRAESASRRHHTIPNYRRRGDHLEPRRA from the coding sequence ATGAAAATCACCGACCTTGAAATCGACGGCTTCGGCGTTTGGAATAACCTGAAGTTGACCGGTCTCTCCCGCCGCGTCACGGCGTTCTACGGCCCGAACGAGGCCGGCAAGACGACCGTCATGCAGTTCATCCGCAGCGTGCTCTACGGCATGTCGACGAGCCGGCGGAAGAAGTACCTCCCGCCAATCGACGGCGGCCAGCCTGGCGGCACGCTCGGCATCGTCGAGGGCGACCTCCGCTTCCGCGCGACCCGCATCGCCGACCGCGGCCCCGACGACGTCGGCCGCGTCATTTGCACCACCTCTGACGGCGCCACCAGCGGCGATCGCCTACTGCGCGAATCGCTCGGCGACGTCGACGAACCGACCTATACGAACATCTTCGCCGTCGGCCTCGACGAAATCCACGAACTCGGCATGCTCAGCGGCAGCAAGGCGGCCGAGTGGATTTACCGCCTCACGTCCGGCCTCGACCGCGTCAGCCTTTTCGACGTTATCCAAGAACTTCGCGCCAATCGTCACTCGCTGCTGAACGACGAAGGCCAGTCGTCGCGCATCGTCAGCCTGACGACGCAGCGCGAACGCCTCCGCGCTGAGGTCGATCGCCTCCGCGAGCAAAATCGCCTCTGGTCGCAACTGGCGGTAAAGATCAAGGAACTCGACGACCAAATCATCGCCGTCGAAACCGAAGTTCGCAAAGCCGAGCACCACGCCCGCACGGTCGAAATCGCCGTCGGCCTCAAGCCGAATTGGCGCAAACGCGAAAAGCTTGACGAGCAACTCGGCCACCTCAGCGGCCGCGTGAAGTTGCCGGCTGATGCGATCGAACGGCTCAACGCGATCAACGCCGACATTGAAAAACACCAACGCCAGTCGGACGTGCTGCAGGGCCAACGTCACCAACTGCGCGACGAAGCCGAACGCCTCGGCATCAACGAACTGCTCGTCCGTAACGCCCAGCGGATCGACGCCCTCGGCGAACAACGCGATTGGCTCCAATCGCTCCAGCGGCAACAAGACGAACTCGAACGCGAAGCGAAGAGCTACGAAGCCCGCTTCACTGCCGAGCAAAAGCGGCTCGCCGAAGCCCTCGGCGTCAAAGACGCGACGCGGCTCAACGAGCTGAACGAAAGCGACTTCGAAGCCCTGCAGCCGCAAATCGACGCCCTGCGCCTCGCCCAAAAGCGGCTCGAGCAAGCGCAACGCGACGTCGACATGCTCAGCGAGAGCGAACGCTCGTTCCGCACGCAAATCGAAACGGCCATCGTCGGCGGCGAATCGCACGGCCTGCCGATGGATCTGCAAGAAGCGAGCAACCTCGTCGCCCGCCTCCGCAAGCGGCTCGCCGTCGAGCAACGGCTCGACATGGCCCGCCAGCATGAAGTCGAACTCGAACAGCAAAGCCACGACCTGCTCGACGATCAGGTGATGCCGCTGTGGCTGTTCGGCTGGTTGCTCGCGGCGTTCGTCGCCGGCGCCCTGATGCTAGGCGTCTGGCTGCTCGTCCCTGATTCGCCGTTCGGCAAGTACGGCAGTTTGGTGGCGCTCGTCGGCATCGGCGGCGCCGCGTTCGCTTGGGTCTTCAAGTACTTCGCCGACGACGCCGCAGCCGACAAACTCGACGCCTGCCAGCGCCAGATGGAAGTCGTCGGCAAGCAAATCGCCGACGCCGAGCGCGAGAAGCAACAAGTCGACGCCGAACTGCCGATGACCGACGGTTCGGTCGTGCTCCGTATGCAAGCCGCCGAGCGTCACCTCGCCGAACTCGAGAACGTGCTCCCCGTCGAGGCTCAGCGCAAGCAAGCGGGCGGCGAAGTTGCCAACGCTGAAACCCGACTCAAGCAAGCTCAGCGCGAACGCGAAGCTGCGTTTGCCACCTGGAAGGCGAAGATCGTCGCCCTCGGCCTGCCGGGCGAAATCGATCCGCAACTGCTGCTCAGCGTCACCGATCGCTACGGCCAGCTCGCCGACCTCGAAGCCCGCGCTCGCCATCGCCGCGAAGACGCCGCCGCCCGCCAGCGCGAGCATGAAACGCTCCTCCGCCGCATCCGCGACCTCGCCGAAGAAGTCGGCTGCGTGCTGAAGCCGAAGGTCTCGAACGACAACAAGCAGAAGCAAGAGGCCAATCGCGAGAAATCCGACGCGGCCGCCGATCGCAATTCGACTGACCGCAACCAGCAAATCGAATTCGCCAATCCGCTCGACCAGCTCGATCACCTCCTCACCGAACGCCGCCGCCAACTCGGCGACGTCCAACGCCGCGAAGATCTCGTGGTGAAGGCGAAGGAACTCAAAGCGGAAGAAGGGAAACATCTGCAAACGATCGTCGGTCTCAAGCGTCGTCGCGGCGCCATGTTCCAAGCCGGCGGCTGCGAGGATGAGCAAGAGTACCGCATGATGGCCGCCGACCAGCACCAACATGCCCTCCTCACGCAACAGCGCGACGCCGTCACCCGCGAAATCGTCGCCGCCATCGGCCGCCATGAACCGGAGGAAGTCTTCAACAACCTCCTCGCCCCCGATTCGATCGGCACGCTCGACCAAATGTGGGAGCAAGCAACCGCAGGTCTCGACCTGACCGGCAACAAGCTGAAAGAACTCGCCGAGCAACGCGGCTCGCACACCCGCGAGCAGACCGAACTCGCGAAGGACCGCTCGCTCGCCGAACGCCCGCTCGATCTCAGCGTCGTCGAGAAGCAACTCGAGGAAGCGAAGTCCGATTGGCGCCGCCATGCGACGGTCAATCGCGTTCTCGAACGCATCCGCGCCGACTACGAAGCCCATCGCCAGCCCGAAACGCTCGCCGAAGCGTCGCGCTACATGGCGAAGCTCACCAACGGTCAGTACAAGCGAATCTGGACGCCGTTGTCGAACGACATCCTGCTCGTCGACAACGCCGCCGGCGAAGCATTACCGGTCGACGTGCTGAGCCGCGGCACCCGCGAGCAGCTGTTCCTCAGCGTTCGCATGGCGCTGGTGGCCAACTTCGCCCGCCGCGGCGTGAACGTGCCGATGGTGCTCGACGACGTGCTAGTCAACTTCGACATCGAACGAACCCGCCGCGCCGCCGAGGTCCTCAGCGAATTCGCCGCCGCCGGCCATCAGTTGCTGATGTTCACCTGCCACGAGCACATGTGGGAAATGTTCCGCAAGCTCGACGGCGACTGCCGCCGCATCCCCGTCCGCCGCGGCCAGCCCGAACCGGTCGCCCCGCCAGTCGTCATCGCCGAACCCGAACCGGTGGCGATCGAGGAACCAATCGCCCCCCCCAAGCCCAAAAAATCTCCCAAAAAGCCGCGACCGGTGGTCGCGGTCCCCGCTCCCGCCCCCATTCCCGTCCCCGCACTAGACCTCTACGACTACCCCTTCATCGAACGCATCGTCGAAGAACGCCACGCCCCCGCAGTCGCCGCTCCCGCGGCCGTCGCGACGGAAGCCCCGTCGGAGTTCCACGAATACTCGTTCGACCTCCCGGCCAGCGACTACCGCGAAGAGTCGCACGAAGGGGAGGGCGCCCTAGCGTACATCGTCAGCGCCGACGACGCGCTCAACCGCCGCGCCGAAAGCGCCTCGCGCCGCCACCACACCATCCCCAATTACCGCCGCCGCGGCGATCACCTAGAACCGCGCCGCGCATAA
- a CDS encoding DevA family ABC transporter ATP-binding protein — MMTVNQIQSLTEPEGVGKVPVVSGRGICHSFGEGELKKQILFDVAVDIVPGEVVLLTGPSGSGKTTLLTLIAGLRDVQEGQLFVLGHELHGATRDQLVEVRRKIGFIFQAHNLLPFLSTRQNVELVFELHPNVSADEARDRATRMLQLVGLGDRLDYMPEKLSGGQKQRVAVARALVAGPQLILADEPTAALDGKSGRAVVDLLQQLAREQGCPVLMVTHDTRVLDVADRVIHMEDGRIAENAQ, encoded by the coding sequence ATGATGACTGTCAATCAAATACAATCTCTGACTGAGCCAGAAGGTGTAGGTAAAGTACCCGTCGTCTCCGGCCGCGGCATCTGCCATTCCTTCGGCGAGGGCGAACTCAAAAAACAAATCCTCTTCGATGTCGCCGTCGACATCGTCCCCGGCGAGGTCGTGCTCCTCACCGGCCCCTCCGGCAGCGGCAAAACGACGCTCCTCACGCTCATCGCCGGCCTCCGCGACGTGCAAGAAGGCCAACTCTTCGTCCTCGGCCACGAGCTCCACGGCGCCACGCGCGATCAATTGGTCGAAGTCCGCCGCAAAATCGGCTTCATCTTCCAAGCCCATAACTTGCTGCCATTTCTCTCGACGCGGCAGAACGTGGAACTCGTCTTCGAACTCCATCCCAACGTCTCGGCCGACGAAGCCCGCGATCGCGCCACGCGGATGCTGCAACTCGTCGGCCTCGGCGATCGGCTCGACTACATGCCTGAAAAGCTCTCCGGCGGTCAGAAGCAGCGCGTCGCGGTTGCCCGGGCGCTCGTCGCCGGGCCGCAGCTGATTCTCGCCGACGAACCGACCGCCGCGCTCGATGGCAAATCGGGCCGCGCGGTGGTCGACCTGCTGCAACAGCTTGCCCGCGAGCAGGGCTGCCCCGTGCTGATGGTCACCCACGACACCCGCGTTCTCGACGTCGCCGATCGCGTGATCCACATGGAAGATGGGCGAATTGCGGAGAATGCCCAATAG